One region of Eleutherodactylus coqui strain aEleCoq1 chromosome 5, aEleCoq1.hap1, whole genome shotgun sequence genomic DNA includes:
- the DAD1 gene encoding dolichyl-diphosphooligosaccharide--protein glycosyltransferase subunit DAD1 gives MSVSVISVVSRFLEEYVSSTPQRLKLLDAYLLYILLTGAMQFLYCLLVGTFPFNSFLSGFTSCVGSFILAVCLRIQINPQNKGDFLGISPERAFADFLFANTILHLVVVNFVG, from the exons ATGTCGGTGTCGGTGATCTCGGTGGTGTCCCGCTTCCTGGAGGAGTATGTCAGCTCCACTCCGCAGCGCCTCAAGCTGCTGGACGCCTACCTGCTGTACATCCTGCTGACCGGCGCCATGCAGTTCCTGTACTGCCTGCTGGTCGGCACCTTCCCGTTTAACTCCTTCCTGTCCGGCTTCACGTCCTGCGTGGGCTCCTTCATCCTAGCCG TGTGTTTAAGGATCCAGATCAACCCCCAGAATAAAGGCGACTTCCTGGGCATCTCTCCAGAACGGGCCTTTGCAGATTTTCTTTTTGCCAACACAATCCTGCATTTGGTTGTCGTTAACTTCGTTGGATGA
- the ABHD4 gene encoding (Lyso)-N-acylphosphatidylethanolamine lipase, whose product MPGLVMAEEVEEHSQSWLAGWIPSWCPTSMSQLKAVETRILQCIRNRFSARYISLPDQNKIWTLTVSPELCDKTPLVMVHGFGGGVGLWIQNVDHLSTRRTLHAIDLLGFGRSSRPSFPSDPEGAEEQFVSSIEQWREEMGIGDMILLGHSLGGFLATSYSIKYPERVKHLVLVDPWGFPAPPTDPSEMRSPPTWVKAVAAVFGRSNPLAVVRAAGPWGPRLVQRFRPDLKRKFEEFFDDDTIMEYIYHCNAQSPSGESAFKAMMEKFGWAKRPMMSRLHLIPKDLPITFVYGAETWIDRNTGENAKLLRPDSYVNTLAIKGASHHVYADQPKVFNAVVEEICDAVD is encoded by the exons ATGCCAGGACTTGTGATGGccgaggaggtggaggagca TTCTCAGAGTTGGTTAGCTGGCTGGATCCCGTCTTGGTGCCCAACATCCATGTCTCAACTAAAAGCTGTCGAGACCAGGATTCTGCAAT GTATCCGGAACAGATTTTCTGCCCGCTATATCTCTCTGCCTGATCAGAATAAGATCTGGACTCTGACAGTGAGCCCGGAGCTCTGTGATAAGACTCCGCTAGTGATGGTTCATGGATTTGGAGGAGGAGTGGGGCTCTGGATCCAGAATGTAGACCATCTGAGTACTCGACGAACCCTTCATGCCATCGATCTGTTGGGATTTGGACGCAGCTCTCGACCCTCCTTCCCCAGTGATCCTGAAGGAGCAGAAGAGCAATTTGTTTCATCCATTGAGCAATGGAGAGAGGAAATGGGAATCGGGGACATGATTCTTCTAGGCCACAGTTTAGGGGGATTCCTAGCGACGTCCTATTCCATTAAATACCCTGAAAG AGTGAAGCATCTGGTTCTTGTCGATCCCTGGGGCTTTCCCGCTCCGCCTACAGACCCCAGTGAAATGCGCTCTCCCCCAACCTGGGTTAAAGCTGTGGCAGCAGTTTTTGGGCGATCCAACCCTTTGGCAGTTGTCAGAGCAGCAGGACCTTGGG GTCCCAGGCTGGTGCAGAGGTTTCGTCCAGATTTGAAGAGGAAATTTGAAGAGTTCTTTGACGATGACACTATTATGGAATATATTTACCACTGCAATGCCCAATCTCCAAG TGGTGAAAGCGCCTTTAAAGCCATGATGGAGAAGTTTGGCTGGGCTAAGCGTCCAATGATGTCCCGTCTTCATTTAATTCCAAAAGACCTTCCTATCACATTTGTCTATGGAGCGGAGACCTGGATTGATCGAAATACTGGTGAAAACGCCAAACTGCTCCGACCTGACTCCTACGTGAACACTTTG GCCATCAAAGGTGCTTCTCATCATGTATATGCAGATCAGCCGAAAGTCTTTAATGCTGTGGTTGAAGAGATTTGCGATGCAGTGGATTGA